Part of the Oerskovia paurometabola genome is shown below.
CGACGAGGTACCGCTGCGTCACCGGCGGGCACGGCCCGAAGATCACGTGCCGGGGTGCGAGCCAGAGTGCAGAGGCGCGAGCTAGAACAGGCGCGAGTCGACGTCGTCGACGCCACGCATCGCGTCGTAGTCCAGGACCAGGCACCCGATGCCCCGGTCGGTCGCCAGGACCCGTGCCTGCGGCTTGATCTCCTGCGCCGCGAACACCCCGCGCACCGGGGACAGGAGCGGGTCACGGTTCAGCAGGTCCAGGTAGCGAGTGAGCTGCTCGACCCCGTCGATGTCGCCCCGACGCTTGATCTCGACCGCGACCGTCGCCCCGTCCTTGTCCCGGGCCAGGATGTCCACCGGGCCGATCGCCGTGGGGTACTCGCGGCGGATCAACGTGTGCCCCGTCCCCAGCAGCTGGATCTGGGCGGCGAGCATCTCCTGCAGGTGCGCCTCGACCCCGTCCTTGATCAGGCCCGGGTCGACGCCGAGGTCGTGCGCCGAGTCGTGCAGGACCTCGTACAGCTCGATCTCGAGGCGGTCGTCGCTCTTCGCGTGCTGGACCGCCCACACCTGGGTCACGCCACGCTCGCGGGCCGACTCGTCGGGCTCCGAGACCGCCATCGAGCAGGGCGGGCTCATCCAGTTGAGCGGCTTGTACGAACCGCCGTCCGAGTGGAGCAGCACGCTGCCGTCAGCCTTGACGAGCAGCACGCGGGTCGCGAGCGGGAGGTGGGCCGAGAGCCGGCCCGTGTAGTGAGCCGAGCACTGGGCAACCACGAGACGCACGAAGAACTCCTCAGACGGGGACGAAGACGGCGGCGGGGACGCCGACGGCGAGCGCTCGACGAGCGCTCAGACCACCACGCCGCGGCGACCGGGCCGAGCCGCCTCGAGCCAGGACGCCAGACCGGCGTACGCGCCGCTCGACATCGTCAGCTCGAACCGGACGTCCTCGTACGAGCACTCCACGAGGAAGAGGTCACGGTCCTCGTCGAGGGGGCGTCGGGACAGGATCACCAGATCCTGCCGCCGCCACGTGCGCGCCGGGCGCAGCGAGAGCGACCAGCAGCGCCACCAGTCGATGCGACCCACACCGTAGTGCGCGATCCCCAGCGACCAGGACGCCTGAGCGTCCCCGGCGGG
Proteins encoded:
- the nucS gene encoding endonuclease NucS, translating into MRLVVAQCSAHYTGRLSAHLPLATRVLLVKADGSVLLHSDGGSYKPLNWMSPPCSMAVSEPDESARERGVTQVWAVQHAKSDDRLEIELYEVLHDSAHDLGVDPGLIKDGVEAHLQEMLAAQIQLLGTGHTLIRREYPTAIGPVDILARDKDGATVAVEIKRRGDIDGVEQLTRYLDLLNRDPLLSPVRGVFAAQEIKPQARVLATDRGIGCLVLDYDAMRGVDDVDSRLF
- a CDS encoding DUF2550 domain-containing protein, which translates into the protein MPLPAWIAIGLLLAVALVVGLGALRLRAIAHRVGSFECSARPAGDAQASWSLGIAHYGVGRIDWWRCWSLSLRPARTWRRQDLVILSRRPLDEDRDLFLVECSYEDVRFELTMSSGAYAGLASWLEAARPGRRGVVV